From one Lotus japonicus ecotype B-129 chromosome 3, LjGifu_v1.2 genomic stretch:
- the LOC130749186 gene encoding (+)-borneol dehydrogenase 2, with translation MKWNSTISHSRNTERKKVQTAMSTTTIAPAPAPAPAPAPAPAPRLLGKVALVTGGASGIGESIARLFHTNGAKICIADMQDNLGNQVCESLGDEANVCFLHCDVTEENDVRNAVDMTVAKFGTLDIIVNNAGISGAPCPDIRNVDLSDFDKVFNVNVKGVFHGMKHAARIMIPKKKGSIISLCSVASTMGGLGPHAYTGSKHAVLGLTKNVSAELGNHGIRVNCVSPYCVATGLALAHLPEEERTEDAMAGFRSFVGRNANLQGVELTANDVANAVLFLASDDARYVSGQNLMIDGGFTNANHLLRVFR, from the exons ATGAAATGGAACAGCACTATCTCACATTCTAGGAACacagagagaaagaaagtgCAGACAGCCATGTCCACAACCACTATTGCTCCGGctccagctccagctccagctccagctccagctccagcACCAAG GCTATTAGGCAAAGTGGCATTGGTCACTGGCGGAGCATCCGGAATCGGAGAAAGCATTGCCCGCCTGTTCCACACGAACGGCGCTAAAATCTGCATAGCTGACATGCAAGACAATCTCGGAAATCAGGTCTGCGAATCCCTCGGCGACGAAGCAAACGTTTGTTTCTTGCACTGTGATGTTACCGAGGAAAACGATGTTCGCAATGCAGTGGACATGACTGTGGCTAAATTCGGCACCCTTGACATCATAGTGAACAATGCCGGAATCTCCGGTGCCCCTTGCCCTGATATCCGCAATGTGGACTTATCAGATTTCGACAAAGTCTTCAATGTGAATGTGAAGGGAGTGTTCCATGGGATGAAACATGCTGCAAGAATCATGATCCCAAAGAAGAAAGGCTCAATCATTTCTCTGTGCAGTGTGGCAAGTACAATGGGAGGGTTAGGACCACATGCATACACAGGGTCCAAGCATGCTGTGTTAGGTCTAACAAAGAATGTTTCAGCTGAATTGGGAAATCATGGAATAAGAGTGAACTGTGTTTCCCCTTATTGTGTGGCAACTGGTTTGGCCTTGGCTCATTTGCCTGAGGAAGAGAGGACTGAGGATGCAATGGCTGGTTTTCGTTCTTTTGTTGGGAGGAATGCAAACTTGCAAGGGGTAGAGTTAACTGCTAATGATGTGGCTAATGCTGTGCTCTTCCTTGCAAGTGATGATGCGAGGTATGTGAGTGGACAGAATCTCATGATTGATGGAGGGTTCACCAATGCAAATCACTTACTCAGAGTTTTTAGATGA
- the LOC130749187 gene encoding 50S ribosomal protein L27, chloroplastic gives MAASSLCMSFNIATAFKGLSLSSSSSSSFFTGSSSLRPTSLVWAPQTRTTPLTIQNAHKKGAGSTKNGRDSESKRLGVKIYGDQVAKPGSIIVRQRGTKFHAGKNVGLGKDYTIFSLIDGVVKFEKYGPDRKKISVYPREIPVENPNSYRARKREYFKMRREKKKARQEARILRSQLVLASTDDAAITNPMC, from the exons ATGGCTGCATCATCACTGTGCATGAGCTTCAACATAGCAACAGCATTCAAAGGCCTTTCActatcctcttcttcttcctcttccttcttcacTGGTTCTTCCTCGCTTCGCCCCACCTCGTTGGTGTGGGCACCTCAGACTCGGACGACCCCGCTGACAATCCAGAACGCTCACAAGAAGGGTGCCGGAAGCACCAAGAATGGACGCGATTCCGAGAGCAAGCGCCTCGGTGTCAAGATTTATGGTGACCAGGTTGCTAAACCAGGTTCCATCATTGTTCGTCAGCGTGGAACTAAG TTTCACGCAGGAAAGAATGTGGGGCTTGGCAAAGACTATACCATCTTCTCCTTGATTGACGGAGTTGTAAAATTTGAGAAATATGGACCTGACAGGAAAAAG ATTAGTGTTTACCCGCGGGAAATACCAGTTGAGAACCCCAATAGCTATAGAGCAAGGAAGAGAGAGTACTTCAAGATGAGGCGTGAAAAAAAGAAAGCTAGACAAGAAGCTAGAATTCTTCGATCCCAACTGGTGCTGGCTTCTACTGATGATGCTGCAATCACAAATCCAATGTGCTGA
- the LOC130749786 gene encoding calmodulin binding protein PICBP-like, with protein sequence MVQRKVTSKLGIQAEHVKSDKLLGNLKLYSSHQHQEGKARGADMKKKMKKSRPNSIKLSDLEALQTSTSPPSRRSLSQPGKPPTPLHVPKIAASASTSPQKLQPLVRTTDASGSPNYMKPTSSSHAKKELFLVSHRKTQTGSDFKNLKRKLCSDSKDTCVSSKKTAKTLTRSSSLKLVRTLTKTTSFKAYRSCPRKSTRAAMCADMSADAAHRATCSSTLKDSKFPAYLMLSPGGTESEGTSAMKVCPYTYCSLNGHHLADLPPLKSFMSARRHVLKTQKRMKLEALSPRRLKVSSEKGKKEESDIEQNVFDAKPAADEIGMDVFIEIYAKEKDENSRGEEEMGRIDYLKEIEDQEDVNSTIQDMNIMQFTTTPSLTETPSPPEFKIDLEEDMKTIFDDAAVEVDVKGGFPQEKNLEEADEDHEEISMGSYCSDEEHMGGFDMGDSDSKSDSMEWDKQIFCGFDHEEDADSDSSVSTEEDLDSEDESSSESSHDMSVTWLDDILSNYYEVILFDETLKQAKSEESSYYESQPHHGADSTLEDTDGSTEAQETCSPSSDMGYDQSPLTEEILKYLKNAEENAGQCNNKHVEGEAEIDHSQAQKVNETCEINETSKENNNDDYSSNSEENQLDVPEESIIVVQDQNKANKFKRKTCINAEDQNTSDNGRALIRRKKHIDDDDDEMRKFNPRDPNFLPLVPEPGAEKVDLRHQMMDERKNAEEWMLDCALRQVVDKLAPARKKKVALLVEAFEAVMPNPKCDTRLRNSSGFAHGGRIQACS encoded by the coding sequence ATGGTTCAAAGAAAGGTAACAAGCAAGCTTGGTATCCAAGCTGAACATGTTAAATCAGATAAGCTCTTGGGAAACCTGAAGCTATATTCTTCTCATCAACACCAAGAAGGCAAAGCTAGAGGAGCtgatatgaagaagaaaatgaagaaatcaAGGCCTAACTCTATCAAGCTTTCTGATCTTGAGGCTCTTCAAACATCAACATCACCACCTTCAAGGAGAAGCTTATCCCAACCAGGAAAGCCACCGACACCTCTTCATGTTCCAAAAATTGCAGCATCAGCATCAACATCACCACAGAAGCTGCAGCCTTTGGTGAGAACAACAGATGCTTCAGGTTCACCTAACTACATGAAGCCCACAAGCAGTTCACATGCAAAAAAGGAGCTTTTCCTGGTGAGCCATAGAAAAACTCAAACTGGTTCTGATTTTAAGAATCTGAAAAGAAAATTGTGTAGTGATTCAAAAGATACTTGTGTCTCTAGTAAAAAGACTGCAAAAACATTGACAAGATCATCTAGTTTGAAATTGGTGAGAACATTGACAAAGACTACTAGTTTCAAGGCTTATAGATCTTGTCCTAGGAAATCCACCAGAGCTGCTATGTGTGCAGACATGAGTGCAGATGCAGCCCATAGAGCTACCTGTTCTTCAACTTTGAAAGACTCAAAGTTCCCTGCATACCTCATGCTTAGTCCTGGGGgaacagagtcagagggaaCTTCAGCCATGAAAGTTTGCCCATATACATATTGCTCTCTTAATGGTCATCATCTTGCTGATTTGCCTCCATTGAAAAGCTTCATGTCAGCAAGGAGGCACGTTTTGAAGACCCAGAAGCGCATGAAGCTTGAAGCTCTAAGCCCTCGGAGATTGAAGGTTTCAAGTGAAAAAGGGAAGAAGGAGGAGTCTGATATTGAGCAGAATGTCTTTGATGCAAAACCTGCAGCTGATGAAATTGGCATGGATGTCTTTATTGAAATCTATGCTAAAGAAAAGGATGAAAATtcaagaggagaagaagaaatggGGAGAATAGACTACCTTAAGGAGATTGAGGATCAAGAAGATGTCAATTCCACAATTCAAGATATGAATATCATGCAATTTACTACAACTCCAAGCTTAACTGAAACTCCTTCTCCTCCTGAGTTTAAGATTGATCTGGAGGAGGATATGAAAACAATCTTTGATGATGCTGCAGTTGAAGTAGATGTAAAAGGGGGCTTTCCCCAAGAGAAAAATTTAGAAGAAGCAGATGAAGATCATGAAGAAATAAGCATGGGAAGTTACTGCAGTGATGAGGAACACATGGGGGGTTTTGATATGGGTGATTCTGATTCCAAATCCGACAGTATGGAATGGGACAAGCAAATATTTTGTGGATTTGATCATGAAGAGGATGCTGATTCTGACTCTTCTGTATCCACAGAGGAGGATCTTGACTCAGAAgatgagtcctcatcagagagTTCTCATGATATGTCAGTGACATGGTTAGATGATATCCTTAGCAACTATTATGAGGTCATTCTGTTTGATGAAACACTCAAACAAGCCAAATCAGAAGAAAGCTCCTATTATGAATCACAACCTCATCATGGTGCTGATTCTACCCTTGAGGACACAGATGGAAGCACTGAGGCTCAAGAAACTTGTTCCCCCTCCAGTGACATGGGTTATGACCAATCTCCTTTAACAGAGGAAATACTCAAGTACCTAAAAAATGCTGAAGAAAATGCTGGGCAATGCAACAACAAACATGTGGAAGGCGAGGCGGAAATCGATCATAGCCAAGCTCAAAAGGTGAATGAAACTTGTGAAATCAATGAGACCAGCAAAGAGAACAACAATGATGACTACAGCAGCAATAGTGAGGAGAACCAACTTGATGTACCTGAAGAAAGCATCATAGTTGTTCAAGATCAAAACAAAGCTAACAAGTTCAAAAGGAAAACTTGCATAAATGCTGAAGATCAAAACACAAGTGATAATGGGAGAGCTTTAATTAGGAGGAAGAAGCacattgatgatgatgatgatgaaatgaGAAAGTTCAATCCTAGAGATCCCAATTTCTTACCCTTGGTTCCTGAACCAGGAGCAGAGAAGGTTGATCTGAGGCATCAAATGATGGATGAGAGGAAGAATGCAGAGGAATGGATGCTTGATTGTGCGCTGAGACAGGTTGTGGATAAACTTGCTCCTGctaggaagaagaaggtggCACTGCTTGTTGAAGCTTTTGAAGCAGTGATGCCAAATCCCAAATGTGATACCCGTTTGAGGAACAGTTCAGGGTTTGCTCATGGTGGACGCATTCAAGCTTGTAGCTGA
- the LOC130749787 gene encoding subtilisin inhibitor CLSI-I-like, whose amino-acid sequence MADGKQQGQGTTPPLDQSNEPLPRSYNQLLGTNNPQKTSWPELVGVTTEEAERKIKEEMSGVEIQVVPPGSFVTADFKTQRVRLYVDESGMVTRTPGIG is encoded by the exons ATGGCTGATGGCAAACAGCAAGGTCAAGGAACCACTCCTCCTTTGGATCAATCAAATGAGCCCTTGccaa GGTCTTACAACCAGCTTCTGGGGACAAATAACCCTCAAAAAACAAGTTGGCCTGAGCTGGTTGGTGTCACTACAGAAGAAGCAGAGAGGAAGATAAAAGAGGAGATGAGTGGGGTTGAAATTCAAGTGGTGCCTCCTGGCTCTTTTGTTACTGCAGATTTCAAAACCCAGCGAGTTCGATTGTATGTTGATGAATCTGGCATGGTCACCAGGACTCCAGGGATTGGCTAA